A section of the Parcubacteria group bacterium genome encodes:
- a CDS encoding recombinase family protein, whose translation MKKFMKALILARVSTKEQMEEGQSIPSQVRRMREYCEYRNLLVDEVFEITESSTKDVRNEFSSIIEIIKKSKEPIALITDTIDRLQRGFKESVILDDFRKQEKLELHFLRENLILNKDSNSADLLRWDMGVMFARSYVLQLGDNVKRSLREKLNNGELPGKAHIGYKNITLSDGKKDIVIDEERSHYILKAFELYAAGGYSAKSLAKEMNKRGLTNYPSNKPVTASQIHKILKDSFYHGEMLYNGKIYKHRYDTVVPRHLFEKVQKVIAGYNKQNYKRTNKPYIFRGLVKCAECGCAISPEIKKGKYIYYHCTNYHGNCTNVVWIREKDLILQIKQEFQNMKLTKKSLDKLTTEMRRIHDSEQEYFIQNKNTLEHKLSKIRNRYKVMYEDRLDGRITTEDYDKRCNDYKLQEQDLMEQLEDHSKANQNFYITAGTIIDLSQKSWEIFQVAEPEEKTQLINFVFQNFSLQGKILVFETKNPFAGVIAYQKTGKLLHVMEEVRTLLKK comes from the coding sequence ATGAAAAAATTTATGAAAGCATTGATACTTGCTCGTGTATCCACAAAAGAGCAAATGGAAGAGGGGCAATCAATACCATCACAAGTTCGTCGTATGAGAGAATATTGCGAATATAGAAATCTTCTTGTTGATGAAGTGTTTGAGATTACAGAATCATCAACAAAGGATGTTCGCAACGAATTTTCCAGCATCATTGAGATCATCAAAAAATCCAAAGAACCAATTGCATTGATCACTGATACCATTGATCGCTTACAAAGAGGCTTCAAGGAATCTGTTATTTTGGATGATTTTCGCAAACAAGAAAAATTGGAATTGCATTTTTTACGTGAAAACCTCATTCTCAACAAAGATTCAAACAGCGCGGACCTATTGCGTTGGGATATGGGAGTAATGTTTGCAAGAAGTTATGTCCTACAACTTGGCGATAACGTAAAGCGTAGTTTACGAGAAAAACTAAACAACGGTGAGCTGCCTGGGAAAGCTCACATTGGATACAAAAATATCACATTGAGTGATGGTAAAAAAGATATTGTTATTGACGAAGAGCGCAGTCACTATATTCTAAAAGCATTTGAACTTTATGCCGCTGGCGGATATTCTGCAAAATCACTTGCAAAAGAAATGAATAAGAGAGGTCTTACAAATTATCCAAGCAATAAACCAGTTACAGCCAGTCAAATTCACAAGATACTCAAAGATTCATTCTATCACGGGGAAATGCTTTATAATGGAAAAATTTACAAACATAGATATGACACGGTCGTCCCGAGACATCTTTTTGAAAAAGTTCAAAAAGTCATTGCTGGATATAACAAACAAAACTACAAGCGAACCAACAAGCCATACATTTTTCGGGGACTTGTAAAATGCGCAGAATGTGGATGCGCAATTTCTCCAGAAATTAAGAAGGGAAAATACATTTACTATCATTGTACAAATTACCATGGAAATTGCACAAACGTTGTTTGGATACGAGAAAAAGATTTGATTTTGCAAATCAAACAAGAGTTTCAAAATATGAAACTCACAAAAAAATCCTTGGATAAACTAACTACCGAAATGCGACGAATTCACGATTCAGAGCAAGAATACTTTATACAAAATAAAAATACATTAGAGCATAAGCTCAGTAAAATCCGAAATCGATATAAAGTGATGTACGAGGATCGATTGGATGGACGTATAACAACTGAAGATTATGATAAGCGCTGCAATGACTATAAATTACAAGAACAGGACTTAATGGAGCAATTAGAAGATCATAGCAAAGCAAACCAGAACTTCTATATTACAGCTGGTACTATTATAGACTTATCTCAGAAGTCATGGGAGATTTTTCAAGTTGCGGAACCAGAGGAGAAAACACAACTCATCAATTTCGTATTTCAGAACTTTTCGTTACAAGGAAAAATTTTAGTATT
- a CDS encoding tyrosine-type recombinase/integrase, whose protein sequence is MTNSIIKNEAAKREYFNHCRSAKGFAESTINKYAQCIYKWQVCFENSDFAEFDRDLCDEFKKYLKREADKNNTSLSNQYDILRHTKRFFLWLSDQPFYDKIKKTDLDYLRLSKKETSIALEKTEKDIPTLEEIKSIVQSISGNHEVALRDRAMIAFLILTGMRISAVVSLPMQAFDKHKLHIEQSPAMGVKTKNSKKIISTFFPIGWDDGERIFLEWYSYLTEEKGFGSKKPIFPATQDFSLKKVSDEFWQSSNPARKIIQERCKEANVPYYNPHSFRHSAVAFMSELGLTEADKRAISLVLGHEHIGTTFGSYGYGSLTPIEAVERVKAMKNLKNNGLSINISNEELGKAVRNALLIK, encoded by the coding sequence ATGACCAATTCGATCATAAAGAATGAGGCGGCAAAACGTGAATATTTCAATCATTGTCGTAGCGCAAAAGGCTTTGCAGAAAGCACGATCAATAAATACGCGCAGTGCATCTACAAGTGGCAAGTGTGTTTTGAAAATTCTGATTTTGCAGAGTTTGATCGGGATTTATGTGATGAGTTCAAAAAATACCTCAAGCGAGAGGCTGATAAGAATAACACTTCACTCTCAAATCAATATGACATTCTCAGACACACTAAACGCTTCTTTTTATGGCTTAGTGATCAACCATTCTATGATAAAATCAAGAAAACGGACCTTGACTACCTGCGCCTTTCAAAGAAAGAAACGAGCATCGCACTTGAAAAAACGGAAAAAGATATTCCAACACTTGAGGAAATCAAATCAATTGTCCAGAGCATCTCGGGAAATCACGAGGTTGCCCTGCGCGATAGAGCAATGATTGCATTCCTCATCTTGACAGGCATGCGCATCAGTGCCGTTGTATCTCTACCTATGCAAGCATTTGACAAACACAAACTCCACATCGAACAGAGCCCCGCAATGGGCGTCAAGACAAAAAACTCAAAAAAAATTATATCAACATTTTTTCCCATTGGCTGGGATGATGGTGAGAGAATTTTTCTTGAATGGTATTCCTATCTTACAGAAGAAAAGGGCTTTGGGAGCAAAAAGCCAATATTCCCAGCAACACAAGATTTCTCACTCAAAAAAGTCTCGGATGAATTTTGGCAATCATCAAACCCTGCGCGAAAAATCATACAAGAGAGATGCAAGGAAGCAAATGTTCCCTATTACAATCCTCATTCATTTCGCCATTCCGCTGTTGCATTTATGAGTGAACTCGGATTGACTGAAGCGGATAAGCGCGCTATCAGCCTCGTACTTGGACATGAACATATCGGTACAACATTTGGCTCATACGGCTACGGCTCCCTAACCCCCATTGAGGCCGTTGAACGGGTAAAAGCTATGAAAAATCTGAAAAATAATGGACTGAGTATAAACATATCAAATGAGGAACTCGGCAAAGCAGTGAGAAATGCATTGCTCATAAAATAG